The Pseudomonas orientalis genome contains a region encoding:
- a CDS encoding phage baseplate assembly protein V: protein MFDALLRMQLGPIVERLAEMEAQLEDLDRRAESFCRIGVCQQVDAASNTCRVSHGELLTPAIRFFNPSAGAQTETRIPSVGEQCLLLNYGGGEGGAQSVALFGLNSSLFPPVSTVPSVTRRRHQDGTQSDYDDASHTFNWANGPTVFSGSREQVDLKVGAASLTLNPQGITLQIGGTALLLDAGGAHFSGPVIDHQGRVISP from the coding sequence ATGTTCGACGCGCTGTTACGCATGCAATTGGGACCCATCGTCGAGCGTCTGGCGGAGATGGAGGCCCAGCTCGAAGACCTGGACCGACGCGCTGAAAGTTTCTGCCGGATTGGCGTTTGCCAACAGGTCGACGCTGCCAGCAATACCTGCCGGGTCAGCCACGGTGAGTTGCTCACGCCGGCCATTCGCTTTTTCAATCCCAGCGCCGGTGCGCAAACCGAAACCCGTATTCCGTCCGTAGGCGAGCAATGTCTGTTACTCAACTACGGCGGCGGGGAAGGGGGCGCGCAGTCCGTGGCTCTGTTCGGCCTCAACAGTAGTCTCTTTCCGCCAGTCTCGACGGTTCCCTCGGTGACCCGACGGCGCCATCAAGACGGTACACAAAGTGATTACGACGACGCCAGTCACACCTTCAACTGGGCCAACGGGCCGACGGTGTTCAGCGGTTCCCGCGAACAGGTCGACCTCAAGGTCGGCGCCGCCAGCCTGACCCTCAACCCGCAGGGCATCACCCTGCAAATCGGCGGCACCGCACTGTTGCTGGATGCCGGCGGTGCTCACTTCAGCGGCCCGGTGATAGACCACCAAGGTCGGGTCATCAGCCCCTGA
- a CDS encoding phage baseplate protein — translation MIGIDRNTGAAVDDWLQFVQRATRALTTPVGTRQKRALYGSLIPQLLGQNLGDDLLLLAQSHAAQAFYNAQNGIGDFQPQVIVATRQGAGLLLRFAGTWKNRQQTFEVVT, via the coding sequence ATGATTGGCATCGATCGCAACACCGGGGCGGCCGTCGATGACTGGCTGCAATTCGTCCAACGCGCCACCCGAGCGCTGACCACACCCGTTGGCACACGGCAGAAACGTGCGCTGTATGGCTCGCTGATCCCGCAATTGCTCGGGCAGAACCTTGGTGATGACCTGCTGCTGCTCGCCCAAAGCCATGCCGCCCAGGCGTTCTACAACGCCCAGAACGGCATCGGCGACTTTCAGCCCCAGGTCATCGTCGCCACCCGCCAGGGCGCCGGCCTGCTGCTGCGCTTTGCCGGCACTTGGAAAAACCGCCAACAAACCTTTGAGGTCGTGACATGA
- a CDS encoding baseplate J/gp47 family protein has protein sequence MSMLIPGQNQLAEPAIIAVDEFEPLLAEFKAFVVDYVATRAPQSAAKLKVSLDNESELLTLALEAFCVRLQTHERKYNARIKQMLAWWATGSNLDARLADMGLERQVLDPGDPAAFPPVPPILESDDDARLRYYLAPHAPAAGSRMQYRREVFTLGERPAVKVQSASPGVVTVNYTFDPDGYAAQVKDGNGRRTAPGEVMVTVLSREGDGTPSADLLDGVRRHFARPDVRPETDLITVQGAQIQPYKIRVIARINAGPDSGLTQVAAQQLLQTYADSCHRLEGRVDPSWIDYAIHSAGAAQLQILEPLAPIVSSAFQAPYCTGVEVEVRTL, from the coding sequence ATGAGCATGCTGATCCCTGGCCAGAATCAACTGGCCGAGCCGGCGATTATCGCGGTCGATGAGTTCGAACCGTTGCTGGCCGAGTTCAAGGCGTTCGTGGTTGACTACGTCGCCACCCGTGCGCCGCAGAGCGCGGCGAAACTCAAGGTCAGCCTCGACAACGAAAGTGAGCTGCTGACCCTGGCCCTGGAAGCGTTTTGCGTGCGCCTGCAAACCCACGAGCGTAAATACAATGCGCGTATCAAGCAGATGCTGGCGTGGTGGGCCACCGGCAGTAACCTGGATGCACGCCTGGCAGATATGGGCCTGGAGCGCCAGGTGCTCGATCCCGGTGACCCGGCGGCTTTCCCGCCCGTGCCGCCAATTCTGGAAAGCGACGACGATGCCCGGCTGCGCTACTACCTGGCCCCTCATGCCCCGGCGGCAGGCTCGCGGATGCAGTACCGCCGCGAAGTGTTCACCCTCGGCGAGCGCCCGGCGGTCAAGGTCCAGAGCGCATCGCCGGGCGTGGTGACCGTCAACTACACCTTCGATCCGGACGGCTATGCAGCACAGGTCAAGGACGGTAATGGCCGACGCACCGCGCCCGGCGAGGTGATGGTCACCGTGCTGTCTCGTGAGGGTGACGGTACCCCATCTGCGGATTTGCTTGACGGTGTGCGCCGACATTTCGCACGGCCGGATGTACGTCCGGAAACCGATCTCATCACCGTCCAGGGCGCACAGATTCAGCCCTACAAGATTCGCGTCATCGCCAGGATCAACGCCGGGCCTGACTCGGGCTTGACCCAAGTGGCGGCGCAGCAGCTGCTGCAGACTTACGCTGATTCCTGTCATCGCCTGGAAGGGCGCGTCGACCCCAGTTGGATCGACTACGCCATCCACAGTGCAGGGGCGGCGCAGCTGCAAATCCTGGAACCGCTTGCACCAATTGTCAGCAGCGCGTTCCAGGCCCCGTATTGCACGGGTGTCGAGGTGGAGGTGCGCACGCTATGA
- a CDS encoding phage tail protein I, whose amino-acid sequence MSDPNASLLPANSSPLEKALDLGFGKLLDRIAPPFPALMNPLLTPTEFLPYLAADRGVSEWDAEASESEKRLTVALSWQIQRQAGTPKALSYAVESLGFTPNINAWYQQRPTGTPYTFDVQAIIGRSWSGGDHNRLIRRINAAKSERDQATITIVHETEGQLALTQVLDAPLSDAEFYLNGALPELALAARLNSAGVAQHYTINDYDLRAQP is encoded by the coding sequence ATGAGTGACCCCAACGCGAGTTTGTTGCCGGCCAACAGTTCTCCACTGGAAAAGGCACTGGATCTGGGATTCGGCAAGCTGCTTGACCGGATCGCACCGCCGTTTCCAGCGTTGATGAACCCGCTGCTAACGCCTACCGAGTTCCTCCCTTACCTGGCCGCCGACCGAGGTGTCAGCGAATGGGACGCCGAGGCCAGCGAATCGGAAAAGCGCCTGACCGTGGCCTTGTCCTGGCAGATCCAGCGCCAGGCCGGCACACCCAAGGCCTTGAGCTATGCGGTGGAGTCACTGGGGTTCACCCCCAACATCAATGCCTGGTATCAGCAGCGGCCAACCGGTACGCCGTATACGTTCGACGTGCAGGCGATCATTGGGCGCAGTTGGTCCGGTGGGGATCACAACCGGCTGATCCGGCGTATCAATGCGGCTAAGAGTGAGCGCGATCAGGCGACGATTACCATCGTGCATGAAACCGAAGGTCAGCTTGCGCTCACGCAGGTCCTGGACGCCCCGTTAAGTGACGCAGAGTTCTATCTGAACGGAGCGCTGCCGGAATTGGCGTTGGCTGCTCGGCTAAACAGTGCCGGCGTTGCCCAGCACTACACCATTAACGACTACGACCTCAGGGCGCAGCCATGA
- a CDS encoding phage tail assembly chaperone, which yields MSEIVNSEVQYKPNPESIALAEWASIRTRRQQLLAVSEAMQAVDSSLTDAQRSELALYRQAVREVPQDTGDPYKIEWPELPTFLK from the coding sequence ATGAGCGAAATAGTTAATTCTGAGGTTCAGTATAAACCCAATCCCGAGTCTATTGCTCTTGCCGAATGGGCGTCTATTCGCACTCGCCGTCAACAGTTGTTGGCTGTTTCAGAAGCCATGCAGGCTGTAGATAGTTCTCTTACTGACGCGCAACGCAGCGAGCTTGCGCTTTATCGACAAGCAGTGCGTGAGGTTCCACAAGACACAGGCGATCCCTACAAAATTGAGTGGCCAGAGTTGCCTACCTTCCTGAAATAA
- a CDS encoding phage tail protein produces MAEVLNFEHNGITVNATESPEAMGGLGDNVIGLVGTAPNAHASIPKNAPFRINSFTTQALLDPTGTESGTLFQAVYQILKVVKVPVYVVIVEEGATPADTLNNVIGGNDPVTGRKLGLAALSSVPEDLTIIGAPGFTGTKAVAGEFASFGKRIKARVVLDGKDASVADQVTYSGELGGADLGFDRCLLVHNMPSVYSKAAKKNVFLSPSSLAIAALAKVKQWESPGNQVTFAEDVSRVVEYNILDTSTEGDLLNRYGVSYYARTVLGGFSLLGNRSITGKFISYVGLEDAISRKLVKAGQKAMAKNLTKSFMDQEVKRINDWLQTLVADETIPGGSVYLHPELNSVEKYKNGTWFIVIDYGRYAPNEHMVYQLNARDEIIEQFLEDVL; encoded by the coding sequence ATGGCTGAGGTTTTGAACTTCGAGCACAACGGCATCACCGTCAATGCCACCGAATCGCCCGAGGCCATGGGTGGCCTGGGCGATAACGTCATCGGCCTGGTGGGCACTGCCCCCAACGCCCATGCATCGATCCCGAAAAACGCGCCGTTTCGTATCAACAGCTTCACCACCCAGGCGCTGCTCGACCCGACCGGTACCGAGTCGGGCACCTTGTTCCAGGCGGTGTACCAGATCCTCAAAGTGGTCAAGGTGCCGGTCTACGTGGTGATTGTCGAAGAAGGCGCCACCCCGGCCGACACGCTCAACAATGTGATCGGCGGCAACGACCCGGTCACCGGTCGCAAACTCGGCCTGGCTGCCCTGAGCAGCGTGCCTGAAGACCTGACCATCATCGGTGCCCCGGGCTTCACCGGCACCAAGGCCGTGGCCGGCGAGTTCGCCTCCTTCGGCAAGCGCATCAAGGCCCGTGTGGTACTCGATGGCAAGGACGCTTCGGTCGCCGACCAAGTGACTTACAGCGGCGAACTGGGCGGTGCCGACCTGGGCTTCGACCGTTGCCTGCTGGTGCACAACATGCCGTCGGTGTATTCCAAGGCTGCAAAGAAGAACGTGTTCCTCTCGCCATCCTCGCTGGCCATCGCTGCGCTGGCCAAAGTCAAGCAGTGGGAAAGCCCGGGTAATCAGGTGACCTTCGCCGAAGACGTTTCCCGCGTCGTCGAGTACAACATCCTCGACACCTCCACTGAAGGCGACCTGCTCAACCGTTATGGCGTGAGCTACTACGCCCGCACGGTGCTCGGCGGTTTCTCGCTGCTGGGCAACCGTTCCATCACCGGCAAGTTCATCAGCTACGTCGGCCTGGAAGACGCCATCAGCCGCAAGCTGGTCAAGGCCGGCCAGAAGGCCATGGCCAAGAACCTCACCAAATCCTTCATGGACCAGGAGGTCAAGCGCATCAACGACTGGCTGCAAACCCTGGTGGCCGACGAAACCATCCCTGGCGGCAGCGTCTACCTGCACCCGGAGTTGAACAGCGTCGAGAAGTACAAGAACGGCACCTGGTTCATCGTCATCGACTACGGTCGCTACGCGCCGAACGAACACATGGTTTATCAACTCAACGCCCGCGATGAAATCATCGAGCAGTTCCTGGAGGACGTTCTCTAA
- a CDS encoding phage major tail tube protein — MFTNRVRQAIAATLQGLPLSATVDSFTPPKIEFEMDAMTGGRFIAEEMAKSAKVLGATLVLQGVGAEVLLALGVTRGDDILLNVREAGQDQDGKTYFTYHTVGGKLKSLTETALTMNAKPVTTLELSCRTYNRLENGIPVIDIDVRTQKFMLNGVDILGDARRAVLMP, encoded by the coding sequence ATGTTTACCAACCGAGTCAGACAGGCCATTGCGGCCACCCTCCAAGGCCTGCCGTTGTCGGCCACGGTCGATTCCTTTACGCCGCCGAAGATCGAGTTCGAGATGGACGCGATGACCGGCGGGCGCTTCATCGCAGAAGAAATGGCCAAAAGCGCCAAGGTGCTGGGCGCAACCCTGGTACTGCAAGGGGTGGGTGCAGAAGTGTTGCTGGCGCTTGGCGTCACGCGGGGCGATGACATCCTGTTGAACGTGCGCGAAGCCGGGCAGGATCAGGATGGCAAGACCTACTTCACCTACCACACTGTGGGCGGCAAGTTGAAGTCACTGACCGAAACCGCGCTGACGATGAATGCCAAGCCCGTCACCACCCTGGAACTGTCCTGCCGTACCTATAACCGTCTGGAAAACGGCATTCCGGTGATCGATATCGACGTGCGCACCCAGAAGTTCATGCTCAACGGCGTCGACATTCTCGGCGACGCCCGCCGCGCCGTGCTGATGCCGTAA
- a CDS encoding phage tail assembly protein — translation MAWMPALHVLLSPITADTGAVIEQIQLKPLFYAPQKEALARAGDDEDEQFFELAKLATGLSEKELDQLKRPDYVSIAQYVHEMSTQPASFFLDQADVPRQSLTSEQVALLLPLQASGRTLTHVTLEMPALRATKVMKKLPTNKERAEFITAHCAGLMIPDLAGLTVPDWTELQGRIDDFLNKPADFFRNATSK, via the coding sequence ATGGCCTGGATGCCTGCGCTACACGTCCTGCTGTCCCCGATCACCGCCGACACCGGTGCCGTGATCGAGCAGATTCAACTCAAACCCTTGTTCTACGCGCCACAGAAAGAAGCCCTGGCGCGCGCTGGCGACGATGAAGATGAGCAGTTTTTCGAACTGGCCAAGCTCGCCACCGGCCTGTCGGAAAAAGAACTCGACCAACTCAAGCGCCCGGACTACGTCAGCATTGCGCAATACGTACACGAAATGTCGACCCAGCCTGCATCGTTTTTTCTCGATCAGGCCGATGTGCCGCGCCAATCGCTGACCAGCGAGCAGGTCGCGCTGCTGCTTCCCCTTCAGGCAAGCGGTCGCACGCTCACCCACGTCACCCTGGAAATGCCCGCCCTGCGCGCCACCAAAGTGATGAAAAAACTGCCCACCAACAAAGAACGTGCCGAGTTCATCACCGCTCATTGCGCCGGCCTGATGATTCCCGATCTCGCCGGCTTGACCGTGCCCGACTGGACCGAACTGCAGGGGCGCATCGACGATTTTTTAAACAAACCGGCGGACTTCTTTCGGAACGCGACATCGAAGTGA
- a CDS encoding phage tail tape measure protein, with the protein MADSNKGAESAIARDGVMIQRSPEMAGAQASLNPIAQTLASPAEAVPGGAANLVLALADASLQINHLAEGQARLVDTLELFNASLLKMMDAGQADAIEAAGTGDTSTRTAAPAGTPSQALDAAMTDLDQLLHFVGRERKSMREANLAMATEPMVAASGASAVDLAKVEYVAAKSGIGSERVDASGNIDQAGRQADLQQFARDAAIMATVFKIDVKHAGELIGGWRESMHLDRTQALDLADATNVLGSDVSLKAESADIAAIVQRQGAAATAAGMLPEQAAALSAVLLSAGNSKGAAELGLEKISLALAKGDSASPAQRSAWAALKLDPKELAGGMKQDAPQTLVTVLEALKSQPAEKQAALAAQLFDGNQSILSLVPIIDSVKHAFSQVAETSTYATSALGDQGSVQRVAAIRADSSQARRQAYEASTTRLQTASDVALAPAVDTSLTAMTGLVNGVSGLAEALPHTTAAVTVAGAALGAVLSGVFDAVKDKVFEKVAGKILREGPAADPSARPQHTRSDDTPTGKPTPGSASGPDRPSKTEKAGKVARQASLGLVLAQAGVDVTQGALTGNTGQALGSSVGSVGGAVAGGVAGEFAGMAIGRAVGTLAGAVIGSVVPGAGTVLGGVMGGVAGGAIGNVVGGAVGTFVGSDVGAWLAEKVMGSGDRLPSPTDVSHNLNNPQADNRQINFAPQITINAPEQASYQQLATLVVQQIEAQFTPLSMDNLLATRRGAALTDGAV; encoded by the coding sequence ATGGCAGACAGTAATAAAGGCGCTGAGTCAGCCATCGCCAGGGACGGCGTGATGATTCAGCGCTCACCCGAAATGGCCGGCGCACAGGCCAGCCTCAACCCCATCGCGCAAACCCTGGCGAGTCCGGCTGAGGCGGTGCCGGGAGGTGCCGCGAACCTGGTGTTGGCATTAGCCGATGCCAGCCTGCAGATCAACCATCTGGCCGAAGGCCAGGCGCGGCTTGTGGATACGCTTGAGCTGTTCAACGCCTCATTGCTCAAGATGATGGACGCCGGGCAAGCCGACGCCATCGAGGCGGCGGGCACGGGCGATACGAGCACCCGCACGGCGGCCCCCGCGGGTACGCCATCGCAGGCACTGGATGCCGCGATGACCGACCTGGACCAACTGCTGCACTTCGTCGGGCGTGAGCGCAAGTCAATGCGCGAAGCCAACCTCGCCATGGCGACCGAGCCCATGGTGGCGGCCAGCGGCGCGAGCGCGGTGGACCTGGCGAAGGTCGAGTACGTTGCGGCCAAGTCGGGTATCGGCAGCGAGCGAGTTGACGCGTCAGGCAATATCGACCAAGCCGGGCGCCAGGCAGACTTGCAGCAATTCGCCCGCGACGCGGCGATCATGGCGACGGTGTTCAAAATCGATGTGAAGCATGCCGGCGAACTCATCGGCGGATGGCGTGAGTCCATGCACCTTGACCGCACCCAAGCCCTGGATTTGGCTGACGCGACAAATGTGCTGGGCAGCGATGTCTCGCTCAAGGCCGAGTCAGCGGACATTGCAGCGATCGTGCAACGTCAGGGCGCCGCCGCCACGGCTGCGGGCATGCTTCCCGAACAGGCCGCGGCGCTTTCGGCGGTGTTGTTGAGTGCCGGTAACAGCAAGGGTGCTGCGGAGCTCGGGCTGGAAAAAATCAGTCTCGCCCTGGCCAAAGGCGACAGCGCTTCTCCCGCGCAGCGCAGTGCCTGGGCAGCGCTCAAGCTTGATCCCAAAGAGCTGGCCGGTGGCATGAAACAGGATGCCCCGCAGACCCTGGTTACCGTGCTGGAGGCACTCAAGTCGCAACCGGCTGAAAAGCAGGCGGCGCTGGCGGCGCAACTGTTCGACGGTAACCAGTCGATTCTGAGCCTGGTGCCGATTATTGACAGCGTTAAACACGCCTTTTCGCAGGTGGCCGAAACGTCCACCTACGCCACCTCGGCGTTAGGCGATCAAGGCTCTGTTCAGCGCGTTGCAGCGATTCGCGCCGATTCCTCCCAGGCTCGACGGCAGGCCTATGAGGCCAGTACAACACGCTTGCAAACTGCCTCCGATGTGGCCCTGGCGCCCGCCGTGGATACCTCGCTGACAGCGATGACCGGTTTGGTCAACGGCGTGAGTGGCTTGGCTGAAGCGCTGCCTCACACCACCGCCGCCGTTACGGTGGCAGGGGCTGCACTGGGGGCTGTGCTTTCCGGCGTGTTCGATGCCGTGAAGGACAAGGTGTTTGAAAAGGTCGCGGGGAAAATTCTCCGCGAAGGGCCTGCCGCTGACCCTTCCGCCCGCCCGCAGCACACCCGGAGTGACGACACCCCTACAGGTAAACCCACGCCGGGTTCGGCGTCCGGTCCTGACCGGCCAAGCAAAACGGAGAAGGCCGGCAAAGTCGCCAGACAGGCTTCGTTGGGGTTGGTGCTGGCACAGGCCGGAGTTGATGTCACACAGGGCGCGCTGACGGGGAATACGGGTCAAGCGCTGGGCTCCAGCGTGGGTTCGGTAGGCGGCGCCGTCGCCGGTGGCGTTGCCGGTGAGTTCGCCGGCATGGCGATTGGCCGAGCGGTCGGCACGCTTGCCGGAGCGGTGATCGGTTCGGTGGTGCCGGGTGCCGGTACGGTGCTGGGCGGGGTCATGGGCGGCGTTGCCGGTGGCGCGATCGGCAACGTGGTGGGCGGCGCCGTCGGTACGTTTGTCGGCAGTGACGTGGGGGCATGGCTTGCCGAGAAAGTCATGGGTTCCGGGGATCGCTTGCCGTCTCCCACGGATGTCAGCCACAACCTCAACAACCCCCAAGCCGATAACCGTCAAATCAATTTTGCCCCGCAAATCACTATCAACGCGCCGGAACAAGCCAGCTATCAGCAATTGGCGACACTCGTGGTGCAACAGATCGAAGCGCAATTTACGCCGCTGTCGATGGACAACCTGCTGGCGACGCGACGTGGCGCAGCACTGACCGATGGAGCTGTGTGA
- a CDS encoding phage tail protein, whose product MRQQMVLGTFIFGLSRGFAYDSLDRGSSGGWVSLDIIAGKPKSSQVGQGLETLAVGGKAARANGMQRLDELRALQDLRVPLPLVDGLGRNWGLWTIKSISEKQTSVIDDGTAMAITWLLVLEEFVNA is encoded by the coding sequence ATGCGACAACAGATGGTGTTGGGCACGTTTATTTTCGGGCTGTCCCGCGGGTTCGCCTACGACAGCCTTGATCGTGGCAGCAGTGGTGGGTGGGTCAGCCTGGACATCATCGCCGGCAAACCCAAATCCAGCCAGGTGGGGCAGGGCCTTGAAACATTGGCAGTGGGCGGCAAGGCCGCGCGGGCCAATGGCATGCAACGCCTGGATGAACTGCGGGCCCTGCAGGACCTGCGCGTGCCATTGCCTCTGGTGGACGGCCTGGGGCGCAACTGGGGGTTGTGGACCATCAAGTCGATCAGCGAAAAACAAACCAGCGTCATCGACGACGGCACCGCCATGGCGATTACCTGGTTGCTGGTATTGGAGGAGTTCGTCAATGCGTAG
- a CDS encoding tail protein X, protein MRRVRSIAGDSVNLLLYRELGRCDDAAEEALWRLNPELAEKGAILPAGVSVLVPELDAKPVASRPVSAWD, encoded by the coding sequence ATGCGTAGAGTGCGAAGTATTGCGGGCGATTCGGTAAACCTGCTGCTCTACCGAGAGCTCGGCCGCTGTGATGATGCTGCGGAGGAGGCGCTGTGGCGCTTGAATCCGGAGCTGGCGGAGAAGGGCGCAATATTGCCGGCCGGCGTCAGTGTGCTGGTGCCCGAACTGGATGCAAAACCTGTCGCGAGTCGGCCGGTTTCAGCCTGGGATTAA
- a CDS encoding contractile injection system protein, VgrG/Pvc8 family — protein MALGFTPVVELYGANAALFNERLLEWEHIDTAGFVSDQLKLTLDIEGLEGLPDLGGKVGLRVGYLESGLVDKGMFKITQRKPSLFPMRLVLVATAAPFDEHGFKQRRTASHGPTTLGALFRQLTSRYGFSPRVAPELDGERIAHIDQTNESDMAFLTRLAKRFDAVAKPLDELYVLGRKGQIKSLSGKALPDVRLSVTRDNHPGDHAFISATLTETSRAKYKGVQTSWWDAAGGKKQVVEVGIAPFKVVTQRYPSEDEARSAAQGEMRRVGREVLQIDVVCPGNPSLAAEGLLLLDESWPGFMQGRWSIKTVTASGKRTGGYRSTIQASGLSV, from the coding sequence ATGGCACTTGGATTCACACCGGTGGTGGAGCTTTACGGCGCCAATGCCGCCTTGTTCAACGAGCGGCTATTGGAGTGGGAGCATATTGATACGGCGGGATTTGTGTCTGACCAACTCAAGTTGACTCTCGACATCGAGGGCCTTGAAGGTCTGCCCGATCTGGGCGGGAAAGTCGGCTTGCGCGTCGGTTATCTGGAGTCCGGCCTGGTGGATAAGGGCATGTTCAAGATCACTCAGCGTAAGCCGTCGCTGTTCCCGATGCGCCTGGTGCTGGTGGCCACGGCGGCGCCGTTCGATGAGCATGGGTTCAAACAGCGCCGCACCGCCAGCCATGGGCCGACAACCCTGGGCGCACTGTTTCGTCAATTGACCAGTCGCTACGGGTTTTCCCCGCGTGTGGCGCCTGAGCTCGATGGCGAGCGGATCGCGCATATCGACCAGACCAACGAAAGTGACATGGCATTTCTGACCCGGCTGGCCAAACGCTTCGATGCAGTGGCCAAGCCTCTGGACGAGCTCTATGTGCTCGGGCGCAAGGGTCAGATCAAGTCCTTGTCGGGCAAGGCGCTGCCGGATGTGCGCTTGTCCGTCACCCGTGACAATCACCCGGGCGACCACGCCTTCATCAGCGCCACCCTTACCGAAACCAGTCGCGCCAAATATAAAGGCGTGCAGACGTCCTGGTGGGATGCGGCGGGCGGCAAAAAGCAGGTGGTAGAGGTGGGGATCGCACCGTTCAAGGTGGTGACGCAGCGTTATCCAAGCGAGGACGAAGCGCGCTCGGCGGCGCAGGGCGAGATGCGCCGTGTGGGCCGAGAAGTACTGCAGATCGATGTGGTGTGCCCCGGTAACCCGTCGCTGGCCGCTGAAGGCTTGCTGCTGCTGGACGAGTCGTGGCCGGGCTTCATGCAGGGACGCTGGTCGATCAAGACGGTGACGGCCAGCGGTAAACGCACCGGCGGCTACCGAAGCACGATCCAGGCCAGTGGTTTGTCGGTGTAG
- a CDS encoding glycoside hydrolase family 19 protein, whose protein sequence is MQITLTQLLDVMPGARLRAGIFLSPLNAALVRYEVNSARRVAAFLAQIGHESAELRYVRELGSDQYLSKYDTGTLATRLGNTPEADGDGQKYRGRGLIQITGRRNYLACSQALFGDARLLLQPQLLEQPQWACESAAWFWHSNGLNELADKDQFTTITRRINGGLNGLQARVQLWERAKAVLCVG, encoded by the coding sequence ATGCAGATTACCCTTACCCAGCTTCTTGATGTGATGCCGGGAGCCCGCCTTCGAGCGGGCATTTTTTTGTCCCCGTTAAATGCAGCCTTAGTACGGTACGAGGTCAACAGTGCCAGGCGCGTCGCCGCCTTCCTCGCCCAGATCGGCCATGAATCCGCTGAACTGCGCTACGTGCGCGAACTGGGCAGCGATCAATACCTGAGCAAGTACGACACCGGCACCCTCGCCACCCGTCTGGGCAATACCCCCGAAGCGGATGGCGATGGGCAGAAGTACCGGGGCAGGGGGCTGATCCAGATAACCGGGCGCCGCAACTACCTTGCATGCAGTCAGGCACTGTTTGGCGATGCGCGCCTGCTGCTGCAACCGCAATTGCTGGAACAACCGCAGTGGGCCTGTGAGTCCGCTGCCTGGTTCTGGCACAGCAACGGCCTCAACGAGTTGGCGGATAAAGATCAATTCACCACCATTACCCGGCGTATCAACGGCGGCCTTAATGGCCTGCAGGCGCGCGTGCAATTGTGGGAGAGGGCGAAGGCGGTGCTATGCGTTGGCTAG
- a CDS encoding lysis system i-spanin subunit Rz, which yields MRWLGTLRWVGVCLLLALVWQVQAWRYGAQLERQAAGQALALSQQQQAAFEQQQAEQQKRLALERQLTTSDQQHTQELSDAQRHQAALRDRLATADVRLSVLLDATDTAGCTPVSAAATPGGVVHAAPRARLDPAHAQRIIRITDDGDNALIALGACQAYVRAVAR from the coding sequence ATGCGTTGGCTAGGCACGTTGCGTTGGGTCGGCGTTTGCCTGCTGCTTGCATTGGTGTGGCAAGTACAGGCCTGGCGCTATGGCGCGCAGCTGGAGCGTCAGGCGGCCGGGCAGGCGCTGGCGCTCAGCCAGCAACAGCAGGCCGCGTTCGAACAGCAACAGGCAGAACAGCAAAAGCGCCTGGCCCTGGAGCGCCAACTCACTACCAGCGACCAACAACACACTCAGGAGTTGAGCGATGCCCAACGTCACCAAGCTGCTCTGCGCGACCGCCTGGCCACTGCTGATGTGCGGCTGTCAGTCCTTCTCGACGCCACCGATACCGCCGGCTGCACGCCAGTGTCAGCCGCCGCCACCCCCGGCGGCGTGGTTCATGCAGCCCCACGCGCCCGACTTGACCCGGCGCATGCTCAACGAATTATCCGCATCACCGACGACGGCGATAACGCCCTGATCGCCTTGGGTGCCTGTCAGGCCTATGTGCGAGCCGTCGCGCGTTAG
- a CDS encoding CinA family protein: MKEITQLAAELGRRLQVLNAHVTTAESCTGGGIAEAITRIPGSSAWFEAGYVTYSNRQKTRQLNVPETLFAKVGAVSQEVVEAMARGAQEKSLARFAVAVSGVAGPDGGSPDKPVGTVWLAFGVGDEVTAERVHFPGNRDEVRRQTVKAALEGLLRRAAAEIDNQG, from the coding sequence GTGAAGGAAATCACTCAACTGGCTGCTGAACTGGGGCGCCGTTTGCAGGTGCTCAACGCCCATGTCACCACCGCCGAGTCCTGCACCGGCGGCGGTATTGCCGAAGCCATTACGCGGATTCCGGGCAGTTCGGCATGGTTCGAGGCGGGCTATGTCACCTATTCCAACCGACAGAAGACCCGGCAACTTAATGTGCCGGAAACGTTGTTTGCCAAGGTCGGCGCCGTCAGCCAGGAAGTGGTGGAAGCCATGGCGCGAGGGGCGCAGGAAAAAAGCCTGGCGCGCTTTGCCGTGGCGGTCAGCGGCGTGGCAGGCCCGGACGGCGGTTCGCCGGACAAGCCGGTGGGCACGGTATGGCTGGCGTTTGGCGTGGGCGATGAGGTCACGGCCGAGCGTGTGCACTTTCCCGGCAACCGCGACGAGGTCCGTCGTCAAACGGTAAAGGCCGCGCTGGAAGGCTTGTTGCGACGAGCTGCAGCAGAAATAGACAATCAGGGGTAG